DNA from Haloplanus sp. HW8-1:
AGCTCGCGGATCATGCTGGCGTTACTCGGCAGACAGTGAGCAAGTACATCGACCTTCTGGTAGAAACCGAGATCGTCGAGGAAGTAGCGAACTCGTCACCCCGCCGGTATCAGGTCGCCAAGAGCGATGCCGTTCAGGAACTTTTCGAGCTGAACAGTGCGCTGAACGCAGCCGGTGAGTGAGGAGACGCTACCGTTCCACTGAGCTGCGCAAGAACTGTTTTATATTGTCTATAGGTAATCCTATAGTCTA
Protein-coding regions in this window:
- a CDS encoding MarR family transcriptional regulator, translated to MSESPQKHPAAEKDTKEARLENPSGVLYLFQHESVPILIDAILTLPPGREFTKTELADHAGVTRQTVSKYIDLLVETEIVEEVANSSPRRYQVAKSDAVQELFELNSALNAAGE